The genomic window TCGCGGTCGATGGAGATCGACCAGGCCTGGCGGACACGCTCGTCCTTGAACGGCGAGTTACCCTCGTATCCGAACCAGGAGTTGTACCACAGGCGGTTGAAGTTCCCCTGCAGCATCAGCAGCTGGTTGATGTCGCGCTTCGTCTGGAGGACATCCTCCTGGCGGACGCCGAACGAGTAGACGTTGCCGGCGCGGAACTGTGACAGACCAGCGGCATACTCGCTTACGATCGGGTACTCGTATTTGTTGATGAACGGGCGGTCGGTCCTGTACCAGTTCGGGTTCTTTGCGTAGGTGAAGCCCGTCGAGGGCTGGTACTTCTCGAGGAACCACGCGCTCGAACCCCTGGTCTCGCCCTTAGGGTCGAACTTCCCGTCCGCCTCGGCCGGCAGTATGAACAGGTGCGAAGACGAAGCGAGCATGGTAATCACGGCCGCGTCCGGGAACGCCAACTTCACTCGCAGGGTGTTTGCGTCCACGGCCGTGATCGACTCGATGGGCGCGTCCTTGTTCGCCGTGTAGGCGAGGTCGCCGCGGTACGGTGACGAGGAGGCGAAGCGGTTCCAGGAGAAGACCACGTCGTCCGCCGTCACAGCGCGGCCGTTGGTGGGCGCGCGGGCATCCCACTTCGCGTTCGGCCGCAGCTTCAGGGTCACCACCAACTTGTCGGGAGACACCTCGTAGGACTCCGCGAGGTCGCCCTCGACGTCGCCCTGCGAGGGCACCTTGTACCCGGGCACGACCTTCAGGATGCGGCTGTAGACCCAGCCGGCGACCACCTGGGTGGTAAACGAAGGCGACGTGAGCGGGTCGAAGCTGGTGACGTCGCTGGTAGTGAGGCCGAGGAAAGTGCCGCCCGGCCGGGCCTGCTTCGTCGTGTCGACGCGCTCCCCTAGAAGGCCGCTGGCGTCGATGGGTCCGCCGCCGCTCCCGCCGTCACCCCCGCCACCGCACCCGACCGAAGCGAGGGCTACGGCGCCGAGCCCGACCGCTGCGGCGCCGCCAAGGGCGCGCCGGCGCGAGGCGCGCACGCGGCTGAAGCGCTGCCAGTAGCTATCGTCCGACATAAGCTCCTCCTTGCGGCCGCGATGACGAGCGGGCCGCTACCACGTAACCAGTGTCTGCCTGAGTTGGGCCATTCGCATGGGCCGACCGGACGGCCGCGAGAGGGCCTAATGGCCCTGTGCCCGAGACTGAATGATG from Dehalococcoidia bacterium includes these protein-coding regions:
- a CDS encoding ABC transporter substrate-binding protein yields the protein MSDDSYWQRFSRVRASRRRALGGAAAVGLGAVALASVGCGGGGDGGSGGGPIDASGLLGERVDTTKQARPGGTFLGLTTSDVTSFDPLTSPSFTTQVVAGWVYSRILKVVPGYKVPSQGDVEGDLAESYEVSPDKLVVTLKLRPNAKWDARAPTNGRAVTADDVVFSWNRFASSSPYRGDLAYTANKDAPIESITAVDANTLRVKLAFPDAAVITMLASSSHLFILPAEADGKFDPKGETRGSSAWFLEKYQPSTGFTYAKNPNWYRTDRPFINKYEYPIVSEYAAGLSQFRAGNVYSFGVRQEDVLQTKRDINQLLMLQGNFNRLWYNSWFGYEGNSPFKDERVRQAWSISIDRDLWIDTFGNTEPFLKAGLPVEKRWHSHFPSGIEGWWVDPQDQKTFGPNAKYFHYDPAEAKKLLAAAGYPNGVDVNAYYISTSQYGTSFPNQAEVQVGFAREVGFRVKIENPDYQTEWLPKYYYGKGAFNGIAIGADNPEPDMGVFMFARFHPQGPRFKGFDPSGSNPAAGDPAVTKFIQDIRSEFDTDKRKAIAKAYQQYMAKAMWAVPFPGQARGFTLDWPVVGNAGVFLSGSLYAGGSETAIHIWIDDTKPPIAKG